In Desulfofundulus kuznetsovii DSM 6115, the following are encoded in one genomic region:
- a CDS encoding ABC transporter substrate-binding protein — MPRKCFLIVLLLVISLSLLLFGCGTDQARDDRKPGVAKGGEQQQVDVIRLAGGDWGYPSPYAHYPRGPGIFKMCLIFDGLLERDEKGLIPWLAEKYEIKEGGKQYLFTIRDGVKWQDGKPLTAGDVKFTFEYASKHPMVSSYIGSKDIEKVEVVGDRQVLITVSEPNAAMLYNLGLTRIIPKHIWENVDNPKEFTKPEAVIGTGPYRLTEYNKEHGTYRFEAFEDFWGPRQRVKVIEFVPVSEEILAFEKGEIDLAGVTPDVLPRFQNDPQYKIVKNPGFWGYRLLFNMGDYPVLRHKELRQAIAYAIDAKELIEKVARGAAVPGSAGILPPDHVMYNPNVKQYDLDLKKAEELLVKLGYDRLDQNGIRQNQNGEKLSFNLLVGEEVRLAEVLKEQLARAGIEIKVQSVDMKTRDTRVRNNEYQLAIIGHGGWGNDPDYLRERFAGRSRGGLSPSASGLRGYNNDELNNLLEKQRLEMDDQKRKQLIFKIQEILAEDVPEIPLYYTTGYNVYRPAKYDGWMFMFDHHSLTHSKLSYLERG, encoded by the coding sequence ATGCCCAGAAAGTGCTTTTTAATTGTATTACTGCTGGTTATATCATTAAGCCTTCTTCTGTTTGGTTGTGGGACAGATCAAGCCAGGGATGACCGGAAACCTGGCGTAGCGAAGGGTGGGGAACAGCAGCAGGTAGATGTTATCAGGCTGGCCGGGGGAGATTGGGGTTACCCGAGTCCTTATGCCCATTATCCCAGAGGGCCGGGGATTTTTAAGATGTGCCTGATTTTTGACGGCCTTTTGGAGCGGGACGAAAAGGGGCTCATCCCCTGGCTGGCTGAAAAATATGAAATTAAAGAAGGTGGTAAACAGTACCTGTTTACCATTCGAGACGGCGTTAAATGGCAAGATGGGAAGCCTTTGACTGCCGGGGATGTTAAATTCACTTTTGAATATGCAAGTAAGCATCCCATGGTGTCGTCATATATCGGCAGTAAGGATATTGAAAAAGTGGAAGTGGTGGGAGATCGCCAGGTTTTGATTACCGTTTCGGAACCGAATGCAGCTATGCTTTATAACCTGGGCTTGACACGCATCATTCCCAAACACATCTGGGAAAACGTGGATAACCCGAAGGAGTTTACAAAGCCGGAAGCAGTCATCGGAACCGGCCCCTACCGCCTGACGGAGTACAACAAGGAACATGGCACTTACCGCTTTGAGGCTTTTGAGGATTTCTGGGGGCCCAGGCAGAGAGTCAAGGTTATTGAGTTTGTGCCGGTTAGTGAAGAAATTTTGGCCTTTGAAAAAGGGGAAATCGATCTGGCGGGTGTTACTCCCGACGTGTTGCCCCGTTTTCAAAATGACCCGCAGTACAAAATAGTGAAAAATCCGGGCTTCTGGGGATATCGTCTGCTATTTAACATGGGCGATTACCCGGTTTTGCGGCATAAAGAACTCAGGCAGGCCATCGCTTACGCTATTGATGCCAAAGAATTGATTGAAAAAGTGGCCCGCGGTGCTGCTGTTCCCGGCAGTGCGGGAATCCTGCCTCCCGACCATGTAATGTATAATCCCAATGTCAAGCAATATGACCTTGATTTAAAGAAAGCGGAAGAGTTGCTGGTGAAGTTAGGTTACGACAGGCTGGACCAGAACGGTATTCGCCAAAACCAAAACGGTGAAAAACTTTCCTTCAACTTGCTTGTCGGTGAGGAAGTCAGGCTGGCGGAAGTATTGAAGGAGCAGCTGGCCAGAGCAGGTATCGAGATAAAAGTACAAAGCGTGGATATGAAGACCCGGGATACCCGGGTGCGAAACAATGAGTACCAGCTGGCTATCATAGGACACGGGGGTTGGGGCAACGATCCGGATTACCTGCGCGAAAGGTTTGCCGGCCGCTCCAGGGGAGGACTTTCACCTTCCGCTTCAGGCTTGCGGGGCTATAACAACGATGAATTAAACAACTTATTGGAAAAACAGCGCCTGGAAATGGATGATCAAAAACGTAAGCAATTAATCTTCAAAATCCAGGAAATCCTGGCTGAAGATGTCCCGGAAATACCCCTTTACTACACTACCGGTTACAACGTGTACAGGCCGGCCAAATATGACGGCTGGATGTTCATGTTTGACCACCATTCTTTAACACATAGCAAGCTGTCTTATCTGGAAAGGGGTTAA
- a CDS encoding ABC transporter permease, which yields MPELLVKIVERVKEFSLPGKAGLVVILVVLLVAILAPYISIHPHNISSGPPLVPPGGGHPLGTDELGVDLWAQICYGARVSLLVGFGTALLAALGGGLIGIVSGYLGGWPDKVFMRLIDIMIILPDLPVMIVLAAFFGPSLLNIILVLALFSWVFPARIVRSQILVLKERSYIKSAETYGAGVWYLMWKHFLPEVFPLVAVNMIRLSGRAIVAEAGLSFLGLGDPTSKSWGLIIHHATNFKGIYYTDFWKWWLLYPWLALIIMVISLAFISRELERMVDPRMGR from the coding sequence ATGCCGGAGTTGCTGGTGAAAATAGTCGAGCGGGTAAAAGAATTTTCCCTGCCGGGAAAAGCCGGTCTTGTGGTGATTCTGGTTGTCCTGCTGGTGGCTATTCTGGCTCCTTATATTTCCATCCATCCCCACAATATCTCATCGGGACCGCCTCTTGTGCCGCCGGGAGGAGGGCACCCTTTGGGTACCGACGAGCTTGGTGTCGACCTCTGGGCCCAGATATGCTACGGGGCCAGGGTCAGCTTGCTCGTGGGTTTTGGCACGGCCTTACTGGCAGCCCTGGGTGGCGGCCTGATTGGCATTGTTTCGGGGTACCTGGGCGGGTGGCCCGATAAGGTTTTCATGAGGTTAATTGATATTATGATTATATTGCCGGACCTGCCGGTGATGATTGTGCTGGCGGCTTTTTTCGGTCCCAGCCTTTTAAATATCATTTTAGTGCTGGCCCTGTTTTCCTGGGTTTTCCCCGCCAGAATCGTGCGTTCCCAGATACTGGTGTTGAAGGAACGGAGCTATATCAAATCGGCGGAGACATATGGTGCCGGCGTCTGGTATCTGATGTGGAAGCATTTTCTTCCGGAAGTTTTCCCTCTGGTGGCAGTAAATATGATCAGGCTTTCGGGGAGGGCAATTGTTGCCGAAGCCGGGCTTTCCTTTCTGGGGTTGGGGGACCCTACTTCCAAAAGCTGGGGTTTAATCATTCACCATGCTACCAATTTTAAGGGGATATACTATACGGATTTCTGGAAATGGTGGTTGTTATACCCGTGGCTGGCCTTGATTATAATGGTAATTTCCCTGGCCTTTATCAGCCGTGAGCTGGAACGAATGGTCGACCCGCGCATGGGAAGGTAA
- a CDS encoding iron ABC transporter substrate-binding protein, whose protein sequence is MRTKALKAGFLLIALLVTLVVLGGCGARTAGQDTATPQKAVVTDLAGRQVEVPVPANKVVAIGPGALRLVCYVNGADKVVGVENLEKQQPTGRPYILAHPELKDLPTIGQGGPDSTPDAEKLVSVKPDVIFVAYLVDRSRADELQAKTNIPVVVLSYGRLATFDEDVYKSLELIGKITGNEERAREVVDYLQKCQQDLHERTKDIPEDKKPRVYVGALGMKGVHGIESTQAKYPPFVAVNARNVVDETGKTGSVMIDKEKLLEWDPDIIFIDEGGLNLVREDYKKNPQFYRSLKAVKTGRIYGQIPYNYYTTNIGTAIADAYYAGKVIFPEQFKDIDPAQKADEIYRFLLGKPLYEQMAKDYGGFKKLDLGGQ, encoded by the coding sequence ATGCGCACGAAAGCATTGAAGGCGGGGTTCCTGCTCATTGCCCTGCTGGTTACCCTGGTTGTCCTGGGTGGGTGCGGCGCCAGAACAGCCGGGCAGGATACGGCTACGCCGCAGAAAGCCGTTGTCACCGACCTGGCCGGCCGGCAGGTGGAAGTTCCCGTTCCGGCAAATAAGGTGGTGGCCATCGGCCCCGGCGCGTTGCGGCTGGTTTGCTATGTCAACGGCGCGGATAAGGTGGTGGGTGTGGAAAACCTGGAAAAACAACAGCCCACCGGCCGGCCGTATATTCTGGCCCATCCCGAATTAAAGGATTTGCCCACCATTGGCCAGGGAGGGCCCGATTCCACCCCGGATGCGGAAAAGCTGGTCAGCGTCAAGCCGGACGTAATTTTTGTCGCCTACCTGGTAGACAGGTCTCGGGCAGATGAACTGCAGGCCAAAACGAACATTCCGGTGGTAGTGCTGAGCTACGGCAGGCTGGCCACCTTTGACGAGGACGTTTATAAGTCCCTTGAGCTGATTGGCAAAATTACCGGCAATGAGGAAAGGGCCCGGGAAGTAGTTGATTACCTGCAAAAATGCCAGCAGGACTTGCATGAGAGGACGAAGGACATCCCTGAAGACAAAAAGCCCAGGGTCTACGTGGGCGCCCTGGGCATGAAGGGAGTGCACGGCATCGAGAGCACCCAGGCCAAATATCCGCCCTTTGTGGCCGTCAATGCGCGGAATGTGGTTGACGAAACGGGTAAAACGGGAAGTGTCATGATCGACAAGGAAAAACTCCTGGAATGGGACCCCGATATTATCTTTATCGATGAAGGCGGCTTAAACCTCGTGCGGGAAGACTACAAGAAAAACCCGCAGTTTTACCGGTCGCTGAAGGCGGTCAAAACAGGCCGGATTTACGGCCAGATTCCTTATAATTACTACACCACAAACATCGGCACCGCTATTGCCGACGCCTACTACGCCGGAAAAGTGATTTTCCCCGAACAATTTAAGGATATCGACCCGGCCCAAAAAGCCGACGAGATTTACCGGTTCCTTTTGGGCAAACCTTTATATGAACAGATGGCGAAGGATTACGGTGGATTTAAAAAGCTGGATCTGGGTGGTCAGTAA
- a CDS encoding HEAT repeat domain-containing protein, which yields MSAPLWQYADYLQYADHPSPLVREWALKGLECHYPEKGLPVALKLLHDPDEEVSQEASLYLAEHATARECPSLLDAFLARKTKASPVYLKALGRAGYVEAVPLLVERLAVTRDKNEMLILAETLASLGGPLAREALLRLLAQVKTDSILWSGVAVFLARLGQSADLRQIAAGYFDHLKTAYPYHHWGLADIAGVRELAKALARIWTGWGKRRQELLDCAAEYFGPDFPVDWFCSADLAPLWRRITRASRLDDLSGAVLEMGRQVIKSQRRDENMLTAAAALTREEKPYRRLAGLRWLLLASLHQEARENNSRRIPEETAGILLGCLFALAADPNYGEVPADTTPEERERLLMELLTGSRPEVSPAVIEEVAELGGRVVKELTDVLVKDPAGWGALRAVRVLLQLARRQPEACLPAAPALLAVLENDAALDLMEDCVDVLATLGPAVLPLIDRAF from the coding sequence ATGTCTGCCCCGCTCTGGCAGTATGCCGACTATCTGCAATACGCCGATCATCCCAGCCCCCTGGTGCGCGAATGGGCCCTTAAGGGACTGGAATGCCATTATCCTGAAAAGGGTTTACCGGTAGCGCTAAAACTTCTTCACGACCCGGATGAAGAGGTTTCTCAAGAAGCATCCCTCTACCTGGCGGAGCACGCCACCGCCCGGGAGTGCCCCTCTCTTTTAGATGCTTTCCTTGCCCGGAAAACCAAGGCCAGTCCGGTATACTTAAAAGCTTTGGGCCGGGCCGGTTATGTCGAGGCTGTTCCCCTGCTGGTCGAACGGCTGGCGGTCACCCGGGATAAGAACGAAATGCTTATCCTTGCTGAAACTCTGGCCTCCCTGGGCGGCCCCTTAGCCAGGGAAGCTCTCTTACGGCTGCTGGCTCAAGTCAAGACGGACTCCATTCTCTGGTCAGGCGTGGCTGTTTTCTTGGCCAGGCTGGGCCAATCGGCGGATCTCCGGCAAATAGCGGCCGGTTATTTTGACCATCTGAAGACGGCTTACCCCTATCATCACTGGGGGCTGGCCGACATTGCCGGGGTGAGGGAACTGGCGAAAGCCCTGGCCCGGATCTGGACGGGTTGGGGCAAACGGCGGCAGGAACTGCTCGACTGTGCGGCGGAATACTTTGGTCCCGACTTTCCGGTGGACTGGTTTTGCTCCGCCGATCTGGCTCCGCTCTGGCGCCGGATTACCAGGGCGTCCCGGCTGGACGATCTTTCCGGGGCGGTGCTGGAAATGGGCCGGCAGGTCATCAAAAGCCAGCGGCGGGACGAAAATATGCTCACGGCAGCCGCAGCGCTCACCAGGGAGGAGAAGCCGTACCGGCGGTTGGCTGGCTTGCGCTGGCTGCTGCTGGCAAGCCTGCATCAGGAGGCGCGGGAAAATAATTCGCGCCGGATACCGGAAGAAACTGCCGGCATTTTACTGGGGTGCCTTTTTGCCCTGGCGGCGGATCCAAATTACGGTGAAGTCCCCGCGGACACCACGCCGGAGGAACGGGAACGGCTGCTGATGGAATTATTGACCGGCTCGCGGCCGGAAGTTAGCCCGGCGGTGATAGAAGAGGTGGCTGAGCTGGGTGGCCGGGTGGTAAAAGAGCTTACCGACGTGCTGGTCAAAGATCCGGCCGGTTGGGGGGCGCTACGGGCCGTTCGGGTGCTCCTCCAGCTGGCCCGCAGGCAGCCGGAAGCTTGCCTGCCTGCGGCCCCGGCTTTGCTTGCCGTGCTGGAGAACGATGCCGCCCTGGATTTAATGGAGGATTGCGTAGACGTCCTTGCTACCCTGGGGCCGGCCGTGCTTCCCCTGATTGATCGAGCTTTTTAG
- a CDS encoding ABC transporter ATP-binding protein yields the protein MILSVDGVEFSYGSRPVLKDIKFEVNRGEFFSILGNNGAGKSTLLKCLNRILKPQRGTVLIEKEDLFALSRREVARCLGYVAQRYESTRLTVFDAVLLGRKPHIKWGTTVKDLEIVRNVLGILGLEEFSLRYLDELSGGELQKVVIARALAQEPRVLLLDEPTSNLDLKNQFEVLKTVKKAAREQNIAAVVVMHDLNLALRFADKFLLLKNRTVFACGGMEIMTPENIAGVYGVPVAVERLANIPVVVPL from the coding sequence ATGATCCTGTCGGTAGACGGAGTGGAATTCAGTTACGGCAGCCGGCCCGTGCTGAAGGATATCAAATTTGAAGTCAACAGGGGAGAATTTTTTTCTATCCTGGGCAACAACGGCGCCGGTAAGTCCACCCTGCTCAAGTGCCTGAACAGAATTTTAAAGCCGCAAAGAGGGACAGTTCTCATTGAAAAGGAAGACCTGTTTGCTCTCAGCCGCCGGGAAGTTGCCCGCTGCCTGGGGTACGTGGCGCAAAGATACGAAAGCACCCGGCTTACGGTCTTCGACGCCGTGCTTTTGGGCAGGAAACCCCACATCAAGTGGGGTACTACCGTAAAAGACCTGGAAATCGTCCGGAATGTGCTGGGCATCCTCGGCCTGGAGGAGTTTTCCCTGCGCTACCTGGATGAATTGAGCGGGGGAGAGCTGCAAAAGGTGGTCATTGCCAGGGCCCTGGCCCAGGAACCCCGGGTCCTCCTGCTGGACGAACCCACCAGCAACCTGGATCTGAAGAATCAATTCGAGGTTTTGAAAACAGTAAAGAAAGCGGCCAGGGAGCAGAATATAGCAGCGGTGGTGGTAATGCACGACCTCAACCTGGCCCTGCGGTTTGCGGATAAATTCCTGCTCCTGAAGAACAGGACCGTCTTTGCCTGCGGGGGGATGGAAATCATGACTCCGGAAAACATCGCCGGCGTCTACGGCGTTCCGGTGGCGGTGGAAAGGCTGGCCAACATACCCGTGGTCGTACCGTTATAA
- a CDS encoding nitrogenase reductase — MPKIMICGRGGSGKSTLVTLLARALAERGKVLVVDTDESNLGLHKMLGLSTPAMTLMGCLGGKPAVREKLLASLQKKGDESTGFFADGLNLASLPPECTGGEWPLRFLRIGKIERSMEGCACPMGAVARSFLKQLRVGQDEWVLVDTEAGVEHFGRGVVEGVDLVVIVVDPSHEAVLLAERAKALTAEAGKDFVVVLNKTDAATEPFLRRELSAKGIPVRSAFGFSPEIMEANLTGNPLPAGNCQEQVNELLASLAI, encoded by the coding sequence ATGCCCAAAATCATGATCTGCGGCCGGGGCGGCAGCGGCAAGAGCACACTGGTTACCCTGCTGGCAAGAGCGCTTGCTGAACGGGGGAAGGTGCTGGTGGTGGATACCGACGAATCGAACCTGGGCCTGCATAAAATGCTGGGCCTTTCCACCCCGGCGATGACTTTAATGGGTTGCCTGGGCGGTAAACCGGCGGTGCGCGAGAAGTTGCTGGCCTCCCTTCAGAAAAAGGGTGACGAAAGCACGGGTTTCTTCGCGGATGGTTTAAACCTGGCCAGTTTGCCCCCGGAATGTACTGGTGGGGAGTGGCCGTTGCGCTTTCTGCGTATTGGTAAAATTGAGCGCAGCATGGAAGGTTGCGCATGTCCCATGGGGGCGGTGGCCCGCTCGTTTTTAAAGCAGTTGCGGGTTGGTCAAGACGAGTGGGTGCTTGTGGATACCGAAGCCGGGGTGGAGCACTTTGGCCGGGGGGTTGTAGAGGGAGTCGACCTGGTGGTGATAGTGGTTGATCCCTCGCACGAGGCGGTCCTGCTGGCCGAGCGGGCTAAAGCACTGACGGCGGAGGCAGGAAAGGATTTTGTGGTCGTTTTAAACAAGACCGATGCCGCAACGGAACCTTTTCTCCGCCGGGAATTATCCGCGAAAGGTATTCCGGTGCGGAGTGCGTTTGGTTTTTCGCCGGAAATCATGGAAGCCAATCTAACAGGCAATCCGTTGCCGGCAGGAAACTGCCAGGAACAGGTAAATGAGTTGCTGGCTTCCCTTGCAATTTAA
- a CDS encoding FecCD family ABC transporter permease, with the protein MRQVAMENIPESYLKYTQRKVFIICLLVLATALLGVYAINAGSAELSPAQVLLTLLGKAEGRLNIIIWNIRLPRVLAAVTAGVGLSVAGCVMQNLLRNPLASPFTLGISQGAAFGAAVAIIALGAGSTHSTSADAVIINNPYLVTISAFVGAMATTLVVLFLAQVRGVTPEAMVLAGVALGSLFSAATIILQFFASDVQVASIVFWTFGDIGRASWRDLEIMAALTFAALLYFMANRWNYNALDGGEETAKGLGVDVEKVRLAGMFVASLVTAVTVSFLGIIGFIGLVGPHMMRRVLGNDHRFLIPASSVMGGLLLLASDTLARTIISPVVLPVGAITSFMGAPLFLYLLSRGYGKR; encoded by the coding sequence ATGCGGCAGGTAGCGATGGAAAACATCCCGGAAAGTTACCTCAAGTATACCCAGAGAAAAGTTTTCATCATTTGCCTGCTTGTCCTTGCAACCGCCCTGCTGGGTGTCTACGCCATCAACGCCGGGTCGGCGGAGCTTTCGCCGGCCCAGGTGCTGCTGACGCTGCTGGGCAAAGCGGAGGGACGTTTAAATATCATTATCTGGAATATCCGGTTGCCCCGGGTGCTGGCGGCGGTCACCGCCGGGGTCGGCCTTTCCGTGGCGGGTTGCGTGATGCAAAACCTCTTGCGCAACCCCCTGGCGTCCCCTTTCACCCTGGGCATTTCGCAGGGCGCGGCCTTTGGCGCCGCCGTGGCCATCATTGCCCTGGGGGCGGGGAGCACCCACAGCACCAGCGCCGATGCCGTCATCATCAACAACCCCTACCTGGTCACCATTTCCGCCTTTGTGGGGGCGATGGCGACAACCTTGGTGGTCCTCTTCCTGGCCCAGGTCAGGGGGGTCACTCCCGAAGCAATGGTCCTGGCGGGGGTGGCCCTGGGCTCCCTTTTTTCAGCCGCCACCATTATCCTGCAGTTTTTTGCCAGCGACGTGCAGGTGGCTTCGATTGTTTTCTGGACCTTCGGCGACATCGGCCGGGCTTCCTGGCGGGATCTGGAAATCATGGCCGCGCTAACCTTTGCCGCGCTGCTCTACTTTATGGCCAACCGGTGGAATTACAACGCTCTGGACGGCGGGGAGGAGACGGCCAAAGGGCTGGGTGTTGATGTGGAGAAGGTGCGGCTGGCCGGGATGTTCGTGGCCTCCCTGGTCACGGCGGTAACTGTATCGTTTCTGGGCATCATCGGCTTCATCGGCCTGGTCGGCCCGCACATGATGAGGAGGGTGCTGGGCAATGACCACCGTTTTTTAATCCCGGCCTCCAGCGTAATGGGAGGGCTTTTGCTGCTTGCTTCCGATACCCTGGCCAGGACCATTATTTCCCCGGTTGTTTTGCCGGTGGGGGCGATTACCTCCTTTATGGGTGCCCCCCTGTTCCTTTACCTTCTCTCCAGGGGGTACGGCAAAAGATGA
- a CDS encoding ABC transporter substrate-binding protein, with product MVVVRNDDYWGGKPKLEKVIFKVIPDPSTRLAALQTGEIQAVADVGGILPEQAQVIKGDSNLVLLSRPVTTTHYLLFNNKKPPFNDVHLRQAVSLAIDRAQMVKEVLNGYGEPADTIFTSLARAWVVKGLWTTDKNKARELAAQVKAGTPRKVVFIVNSALANRWPYKPIAEILQSELKAFGFEVELKILEMDLP from the coding sequence ATGGTGGTGGTCCGGAACGACGACTACTGGGGCGGCAAACCCAAACTGGAAAAGGTAATTTTTAAAGTCATTCCCGATCCCTCCACCCGCCTGGCCGCCCTGCAGACCGGCGAAATTCAGGCCGTAGCCGATGTGGGCGGCATCCTGCCTGAGCAGGCGCAGGTAATTAAAGGCGATTCCAACCTGGTTTTGTTATCCCGGCCGGTCACCACGACCCACTACCTGCTCTTCAACAACAAAAAGCCACCTTTTAACGATGTGCACCTGCGCCAGGCGGTGAGCCTGGCCATAGACCGCGCGCAGATGGTCAAAGAAGTGCTTAACGGTTACGGTGAGCCGGCGGATACCATCTTTACTTCTCTTGCCAGGGCATGGGTGGTTAAGGGGCTGTGGACAACGGACAAGAACAAGGCCCGGGAACTGGCCGCGCAGGTAAAGGCCGGCACACCGCGCAAAGTGGTTTTTATCGTCAACTCCGCCCTGGCCAACCGCTGGCCGTACAAGCCGATAGCGGAGATACTGCAGTCGGAACTCAAAGCTTTTGGATTTGAGGTTGAGCTGAAGATACTGGAAATGGATCTACCATGA
- the tsaA gene encoding tRNA (N6-threonylcarbamoyladenosine(37)-N6)-methyltransferase TrmO yields the protein MELVPVGVIHSPYRVPGEAPHQGRFSDRTAELEIYPQFMEGLKDVEHATHLIVLYWCHLARRDTLQTRTPFGPEIRGVFACRSPSRPNPIAFCVAELLEVKENRLLVRGVDALDGSPLIDIKPYSSDVDSVSGARIGWFKK from the coding sequence TTGGAGCTGGTTCCTGTTGGGGTAATTCACAGCCCTTACCGGGTGCCCGGCGAGGCGCCGCACCAGGGGCGTTTTTCCGACCGGACGGCGGAGCTGGAGATTTACCCCCAGTTTATGGAAGGTTTAAAAGATGTGGAACATGCAACCCACCTGATTGTGCTTTATTGGTGCCACCTGGCGCGCCGGGACACGCTGCAGACAAGAACGCCCTTTGGCCCGGAAATACGCGGTGTTTTTGCCTGCCGCTCACCTTCCCGGCCCAACCCCATTGCCTTCTGTGTGGCGGAGCTGCTGGAGGTGAAGGAAAACCGCCTGCTGGTGCGTGGGGTCGACGCGCTGGACGGGAGCCCGCTTATAGACATAAAACCGTATTCTTCTGATGTGGACAGTGTTTCCGGGGCACGCATCGGCTGGTTTAAAAAGTAA
- a CDS encoding ABC transporter permease, translating into MEYLFTIWVIVTLNFLLPRAMPGDPFLYMSADEGQEVARFSEEQRQYYLEYYGLDRPVAAQYLSYLSDLLRGNLGYSLYYNEPVSTIILRRLPWTTFLVIAAVLLSTVFGTILGSISAWYREKWPDKFLFFCMILLSEVPAFLLGLVLLFTFAAGWGLFPLSGAITHFANYSSWWEKLLDILYHAFLPVMALTIARLGGMYLLARNSMTTVLEKDYLRTARAKGLPQKRIIFRHALRNAMLPIVTRVFLSLGSLVGGAILVENVFAYPGLGHLMREAVMVHDYPLVQGIFLVVTICVLLANFLADLVYRKLDPRIGDYSGIHGG; encoded by the coding sequence ATGGAATATCTTTTCACCATTTGGGTCATAGTGACCCTCAACTTTTTACTTCCCCGGGCTATGCCTGGTGATCCCTTTTTGTACATGTCTGCAGACGAAGGCCAGGAGGTGGCAAGGTTTTCGGAGGAACAGAGACAGTACTATCTTGAATACTACGGGCTGGACCGGCCTGTTGCCGCGCAGTACCTGTCTTACCTGTCTGATTTGTTGCGGGGAAATTTGGGGTACAGCCTGTACTATAATGAGCCGGTGAGCACTATCATCCTGCGCCGGTTACCGTGGACAACTTTTCTGGTAATAGCGGCAGTGCTGCTGAGTACTGTCTTCGGTACTATTCTGGGCAGCATATCCGCCTGGTACCGGGAGAAATGGCCGGACAAATTCCTGTTCTTTTGCATGATTCTCCTGTCAGAGGTTCCGGCCTTTCTCCTGGGCCTCGTTTTACTTTTTACATTTGCCGCGGGGTGGGGATTATTCCCCCTGTCGGGGGCCATCACGCATTTTGCCAATTATAGTAGTTGGTGGGAAAAATTGCTTGATATCTTGTATCATGCTTTCCTGCCCGTGATGGCTTTAACCATTGCCCGGCTGGGCGGTATGTATTTGCTTGCCAGAAACAGTATGACGACCGTGCTGGAAAAGGATTACCTGCGTACTGCCCGGGCTAAAGGGCTTCCCCAAAAACGCATCATTTTTCGCCATGCCTTGAGGAATGCCATGCTTCCCATAGTAACACGGGTGTTTTTAAGCCTTGGTTCCCTTGTGGGTGGCGCAATTCTGGTGGAAAATGTTTTTGCCTACCCGGGGCTGGGGCATTTAATGAGGGAAGCAGTTATGGTCCACGATTATCCGCTTGTTCAGGGGATTTTCCTGGTGGTAACCATATGTGTTTTGCTGGCTAATTTTCTAGCCGATTTAGTTTACAGGAAGCTTGATCCGCGGATTGGTGACTATAGCGGGATACATGGGGGATAA